A section of the Camelus dromedarius isolate mCamDro1 chromosome 14, mCamDro1.pat, whole genome shotgun sequence genome encodes:
- the SERBP1 gene encoding SERPINE1 mRNA-binding protein 1 isoform X4, translated as MPGHLQEGFGCVVTNRFDQLFDDESDPFEVLKAAENKKKEAGGGGVGGPGAKSAAQAAAQTNSNAAGKQLRKESQKDRKNPLPPSIGVVDKKEETQPPVALKKEGIRRVGRRPDQQLQGEGKIIDRRPERRPPRERRFEKPLEEKGEGGEFSVDRPIIDRPIRGRGGLGRGRGGRGRGMGRGDGFDSRGKREFDRHSGSDRSGLKHEDKRGGSGSHNWGTVKDELTDLEQSNVTEETPEGEEHPVADTENKENEVEEVKEEGPKEMTLDEWKAIQNKDRAKVEFNIRKPNEGADGQWKKGFVLHKSKSEEAHAEDLVMDHHFRKPANDITSQLEINFGDLGRPGRGGRGGRGGRGRGGRPNRGIRTDKSSASAPDVDDPEAFPALA; from the exons ATGCCTGGGCACTTACAGGAAGGCTTCGGCTGCGTGGTCACCAACCGATTCGACCAGTTATTTGACGACGAATCGGACCCCTTCGAGGTGTTGAAGGCAgcagagaacaagaaaaaagaagccGGCGGGGGCGGCGTTGGGGGCCCTGGGGCCAAGAGCGCAGCTCAGGCCGCAGCGCAGACCAACTCTAACGCGGCGGGCAAACAGCTGCGTAAAGAGTCGCAGAAAGACCGCAAGAACCCGCTGCCCCCCAGCATCGGCGTGGTTGACAAGAAGGAGGAGACGCAGCCGCCCGTGGCGCTTAAGAAAGAAG GAATAAGACGCGTTGGAAGAAGACCTGATCAACAACTGCAGGGTGAAGGGAAGATAATTGATAGGAGACCAGAAAGGCGACCACCTCGTGAAAGACGATTTGAAAAGCCACTTGAAGAAAAGGGTGAAGGAGGAGAATTTTCAGTTGACAG ACCGATTATTGACCGGCCTATCCGAGGCCGTGGTGGTCTTGGAAGAGGTCGAGGAGGCCGTGGTCGTGGAATGGGCCGAGGTGATGGTTTTGACTCTCGTGGCAAACGTGAATTTGATAGGCATAGTGGAAGTGATAGATC TGGCCTGAAGCATGAGGACAAACGTGGAGGTAGCGGATCTCACAACTGGGGAACTGTCAAAGACGAATTAAC TGACTTGGAGCAATCAAATGTGACTGAGGAAACACCTGAAGGTGAAGAACATCCAGTTGCGGACACTGAAAATAA GGAGAATGAAGTTGAGGAAGTAAAGGAAGAGGGTCCAAAAGAAATGACTTTGGATGAATGGAAGGCTATTCAAAATAAGGATCGGGCAAAAGTAGAGTTTAATATCCGAAAACCAAATGAAGGTGCTGATGGGCAGTGGAAGAAGGGATTTGTTCTTCATAAGTCAAAGAGTGAAGAG GCTCATGCTGAAGACTTGGTTATGGATCACCATTTCCGGAAGCCAGCAAATGATATAACGTCTCAGCTGGAGATAAATTTTGGAGACCTTGGCCGCCCAGGACGTGGTGGCAGGGGAGGACGAGGTGGCCGTGGGCGTGGTGGACGTCCAAACCGTGGCATCAGGACTGAcaag tcAAGTGCTTCTGCTCCTGATGTGGATGACCCAGAGGCATTCCCAGCTCTGGCCTAA
- the SERBP1 gene encoding SERPINE1 mRNA-binding protein 1 isoform X2, with protein sequence MPGHLQEGFGCVVTNRFDQLFDDESDPFEVLKAAENKKKEAGGGGVGGPGAKSAAQAAAQTNSNAAGKQLRKESQKDRKNPLPPSIGVVDKKEETQPPVALKKEGIRRVGRRPDQQLQGEGKIIDRRPERRPPRERRFEKPLEEKGEGGEFSVDRPIIDRPIRGRGGLGRGRGGRGRGMGRGDGFDSRGKREFDRHSGSDRSGLKHEDKRGGSGSHNWGTVKDELTESPKYIQKQISYNCSDLEQSNVTEETPEGEEHPVADTENKENEVEEVKEEGPKEMTLDEWKAIQNKDRAKVEFNIRKPNEGADGQWKKGFVLHKSKSEEAHAEDLVMDHHFRKPANDITSQLEINFGDLGRPGRGGRGGRGGRGRGGRPNRGIRTDKSSASAPDVDDPEAFPALA encoded by the exons ATGCCTGGGCACTTACAGGAAGGCTTCGGCTGCGTGGTCACCAACCGATTCGACCAGTTATTTGACGACGAATCGGACCCCTTCGAGGTGTTGAAGGCAgcagagaacaagaaaaaagaagccGGCGGGGGCGGCGTTGGGGGCCCTGGGGCCAAGAGCGCAGCTCAGGCCGCAGCGCAGACCAACTCTAACGCGGCGGGCAAACAGCTGCGTAAAGAGTCGCAGAAAGACCGCAAGAACCCGCTGCCCCCCAGCATCGGCGTGGTTGACAAGAAGGAGGAGACGCAGCCGCCCGTGGCGCTTAAGAAAGAAG GAATAAGACGCGTTGGAAGAAGACCTGATCAACAACTGCAGGGTGAAGGGAAGATAATTGATAGGAGACCAGAAAGGCGACCACCTCGTGAAAGACGATTTGAAAAGCCACTTGAAGAAAAGGGTGAAGGAGGAGAATTTTCAGTTGACAG ACCGATTATTGACCGGCCTATCCGAGGCCGTGGTGGTCTTGGAAGAGGTCGAGGAGGCCGTGGTCGTGGAATGGGCCGAGGTGATGGTTTTGACTCTCGTGGCAAACGTGAATTTGATAGGCATAGTGGAAGTGATAGATC TGGCCTGAAGCATGAGGACAAACGTGGAGGTAGCGGATCTCACAACTGGGGAACTGTCAAAGACGAATTAAC agAATCCCCCAAATACATTCAGAAACAAATATCTTATAATTGCAGTGACTTGGAGCAATCAAATGTGACTGAGGAAACACCTGAAGGTGAAGAACATCCAGTTGCGGACACTGAAAATAA GGAGAATGAAGTTGAGGAAGTAAAGGAAGAGGGTCCAAAAGAAATGACTTTGGATGAATGGAAGGCTATTCAAAATAAGGATCGGGCAAAAGTAGAGTTTAATATCCGAAAACCAAATGAAGGTGCTGATGGGCAGTGGAAGAAGGGATTTGTTCTTCATAAGTCAAAGAGTGAAGAG GCTCATGCTGAAGACTTGGTTATGGATCACCATTTCCGGAAGCCAGCAAATGATATAACGTCTCAGCTGGAGATAAATTTTGGAGACCTTGGCCGCCCAGGACGTGGTGGCAGGGGAGGACGAGGTGGCCGTGGGCGTGGTGGACGTCCAAACCGTGGCATCAGGACTGAcaag tcAAGTGCTTCTGCTCCTGATGTGGATGACCCAGAGGCATTCCCAGCTCTGGCCTAA
- the SERBP1 gene encoding SERPINE1 mRNA-binding protein 1 isoform X3 has protein sequence MPGHLQEGFGCVVTNRFDQLFDDESDPFEVLKAAENKKKEAGGGGVGGPGAKSAAQAAAQTNSNAAGKQLRKESQKDRKNPLPPSIGVVDKKEETQPPVALKKEGIRRVGRRPDQQLQGEGKIIDRRPERRPPRERRFEKPLEEKGEGGEFSVDRPIIDRPIRGRGGLGRGRGGRGRGMGRGDGFDSRGKREFDRHSGSDRSSFSHYSGLKHEDKRGGSGSHNWGTVKDELTDLEQSNVTEETPEGEEHPVADTENKENEVEEVKEEGPKEMTLDEWKAIQNKDRAKVEFNIRKPNEGADGQWKKGFVLHKSKSEEAHAEDLVMDHHFRKPANDITSQLEINFGDLGRPGRGGRGGRGGRGRGGRPNRGIRTDKSSASAPDVDDPEAFPALA, from the exons ATGCCTGGGCACTTACAGGAAGGCTTCGGCTGCGTGGTCACCAACCGATTCGACCAGTTATTTGACGACGAATCGGACCCCTTCGAGGTGTTGAAGGCAgcagagaacaagaaaaaagaagccGGCGGGGGCGGCGTTGGGGGCCCTGGGGCCAAGAGCGCAGCTCAGGCCGCAGCGCAGACCAACTCTAACGCGGCGGGCAAACAGCTGCGTAAAGAGTCGCAGAAAGACCGCAAGAACCCGCTGCCCCCCAGCATCGGCGTGGTTGACAAGAAGGAGGAGACGCAGCCGCCCGTGGCGCTTAAGAAAGAAG GAATAAGACGCGTTGGAAGAAGACCTGATCAACAACTGCAGGGTGAAGGGAAGATAATTGATAGGAGACCAGAAAGGCGACCACCTCGTGAAAGACGATTTGAAAAGCCACTTGAAGAAAAGGGTGAAGGAGGAGAATTTTCAGTTGACAG ACCGATTATTGACCGGCCTATCCGAGGCCGTGGTGGTCTTGGAAGAGGTCGAGGAGGCCGTGGTCGTGGAATGGGCCGAGGTGATGGTTTTGACTCTCGTGGCAAACGTGAATTTGATAGGCATAGTGGAAGTGATAGATC TTCTTTTTCACATTACAGTGGCCTGAAGCATGAGGACAAACGTGGAGGTAGCGGATCTCACAACTGGGGAACTGTCAAAGACGAATTAAC TGACTTGGAGCAATCAAATGTGACTGAGGAAACACCTGAAGGTGAAGAACATCCAGTTGCGGACACTGAAAATAA GGAGAATGAAGTTGAGGAAGTAAAGGAAGAGGGTCCAAAAGAAATGACTTTGGATGAATGGAAGGCTATTCAAAATAAGGATCGGGCAAAAGTAGAGTTTAATATCCGAAAACCAAATGAAGGTGCTGATGGGCAGTGGAAGAAGGGATTTGTTCTTCATAAGTCAAAGAGTGAAGAG GCTCATGCTGAAGACTTGGTTATGGATCACCATTTCCGGAAGCCAGCAAATGATATAACGTCTCAGCTGGAGATAAATTTTGGAGACCTTGGCCGCCCAGGACGTGGTGGCAGGGGAGGACGAGGTGGCCGTGGGCGTGGTGGACGTCCAAACCGTGGCATCAGGACTGAcaag tcAAGTGCTTCTGCTCCTGATGTGGATGACCCAGAGGCATTCCCAGCTCTGGCCTAA
- the SERBP1 gene encoding SERPINE1 mRNA-binding protein 1 isoform X1, with product MPGHLQEGFGCVVTNRFDQLFDDESDPFEVLKAAENKKKEAGGGGVGGPGAKSAAQAAAQTNSNAAGKQLRKESQKDRKNPLPPSIGVVDKKEETQPPVALKKEGIRRVGRRPDQQLQGEGKIIDRRPERRPPRERRFEKPLEEKGEGGEFSVDRPIIDRPIRGRGGLGRGRGGRGRGMGRGDGFDSRGKREFDRHSGSDRSSFSHYSGLKHEDKRGGSGSHNWGTVKDELTESPKYIQKQISYNCSDLEQSNVTEETPEGEEHPVADTENKENEVEEVKEEGPKEMTLDEWKAIQNKDRAKVEFNIRKPNEGADGQWKKGFVLHKSKSEEAHAEDLVMDHHFRKPANDITSQLEINFGDLGRPGRGGRGGRGGRGRGGRPNRGIRTDKSSASAPDVDDPEAFPALA from the exons ATGCCTGGGCACTTACAGGAAGGCTTCGGCTGCGTGGTCACCAACCGATTCGACCAGTTATTTGACGACGAATCGGACCCCTTCGAGGTGTTGAAGGCAgcagagaacaagaaaaaagaagccGGCGGGGGCGGCGTTGGGGGCCCTGGGGCCAAGAGCGCAGCTCAGGCCGCAGCGCAGACCAACTCTAACGCGGCGGGCAAACAGCTGCGTAAAGAGTCGCAGAAAGACCGCAAGAACCCGCTGCCCCCCAGCATCGGCGTGGTTGACAAGAAGGAGGAGACGCAGCCGCCCGTGGCGCTTAAGAAAGAAG GAATAAGACGCGTTGGAAGAAGACCTGATCAACAACTGCAGGGTGAAGGGAAGATAATTGATAGGAGACCAGAAAGGCGACCACCTCGTGAAAGACGATTTGAAAAGCCACTTGAAGAAAAGGGTGAAGGAGGAGAATTTTCAGTTGACAG ACCGATTATTGACCGGCCTATCCGAGGCCGTGGTGGTCTTGGAAGAGGTCGAGGAGGCCGTGGTCGTGGAATGGGCCGAGGTGATGGTTTTGACTCTCGTGGCAAACGTGAATTTGATAGGCATAGTGGAAGTGATAGATC TTCTTTTTCACATTACAGTGGCCTGAAGCATGAGGACAAACGTGGAGGTAGCGGATCTCACAACTGGGGAACTGTCAAAGACGAATTAAC agAATCCCCCAAATACATTCAGAAACAAATATCTTATAATTGCAGTGACTTGGAGCAATCAAATGTGACTGAGGAAACACCTGAAGGTGAAGAACATCCAGTTGCGGACACTGAAAATAA GGAGAATGAAGTTGAGGAAGTAAAGGAAGAGGGTCCAAAAGAAATGACTTTGGATGAATGGAAGGCTATTCAAAATAAGGATCGGGCAAAAGTAGAGTTTAATATCCGAAAACCAAATGAAGGTGCTGATGGGCAGTGGAAGAAGGGATTTGTTCTTCATAAGTCAAAGAGTGAAGAG GCTCATGCTGAAGACTTGGTTATGGATCACCATTTCCGGAAGCCAGCAAATGATATAACGTCTCAGCTGGAGATAAATTTTGGAGACCTTGGCCGCCCAGGACGTGGTGGCAGGGGAGGACGAGGTGGCCGTGGGCGTGGTGGACGTCCAAACCGTGGCATCAGGACTGAcaag tcAAGTGCTTCTGCTCCTGATGTGGATGACCCAGAGGCATTCCCAGCTCTGGCCTAA